A portion of the Tamandua tetradactyla isolate mTamTet1 chromosome 16, mTamTet1.pri, whole genome shotgun sequence genome contains these proteins:
- the ZNF599 gene encoding zinc finger protein 599 isoform X3 — protein MLETYRLLVSLGEQAKHETAKPTSCQLAFSEEASFWKWLAHEAPRDSRLGQARDQEGPSEMKEGNLRQGKEPHKEIYSGKLSTEHDDLGRDNNLCSRILLEPVTLGNVLHEYDFHGPEKAPMTDARSNYPHRCEKCGKGFSKNWALVRHQQIHVGVKPYECHECGKASRYMADFIRHLRFHTGETPYKCVECGKAFKRRSHLTEHQRIHTGEKPYECKECGKAFTHRSSFIQHNITHTREKPFLCKECGKAFFYNSSFVQHMRIHTGKKLYECSECGKAFTHRSTFIQHNMTHTGEKPFMCKECGKAFCLSSSFTQHMRIHTGEKPYECSKCGKSFTHHSTFIRHSRTHTGEKPFECKECGRAFCDSSSLIQHMRIHTGEKPYECNKCGKTFTHHSVFIRHNRTHTGEKPLECKECAKVFYYSSSFTQHMRIHTGEKPYVCRECGKAFTQLANFVRHNRIHTGEKPFECKECEKAFCDSFTLTEHMRSHTGEKPFECSICGKAFSHSSSFTHHRKIHSGV, from the coding sequence GTGAACAAGCAAAACATGAAACTGCAAAGCCTACTTCTTGTCAGCTTGCCTTCTCTGAGGAAGCCTCTTTCTGGAAATGGCTGGCACATGAAGCACCCAGGGATTCAAGATTGGGGCAAGCCAGGGATCAGGAAGGACCatcagaaatgaaggaagggaACTTGAGACAAGGAAAAGAACCACACAAGGAGATATATTCTGGGAAGCTGAGCACTGAACATGATGATTTAGGAAGAGATAATAATCTGTGTTCAAGAATTTTACTGGAGCCAGTCACTCTAGGAAATGTTCTTCATGAATATGATTTCCATGGACCAGAAAAAGCCCCCATGACTGATGCAAGGAGTAACTACCCCCACAGATGTGAGAAATGTGGGAAAGGGTTTAGCAAGAATTGGGCCCTTGTTCGGCATCAACAGATTCATGTTGGAGTAAAGCCCTATGAATGCCATGAGTGTGGGAAAGCCTCTCGTTATATGGCAGACTTCATTCGACATCTGAGGTTTCATACTGGGGAGACACCATACAAGTGTGTGGAATGTGGGAAGGCTTTCAAGCGCAGGTCTCACCTCACAGAGCACCAGCGTATTCATACTGGAGAAAAGCCTTATGAGTGCAAAgagtgtgggaaagctttcacccATCGCTCTTCCTTCATCCAGCATAATATAACCCACACTAGAGAAAAGCCCTTTTTGtgtaaagaatgtgggaaagcttttttCTACAACTCTTCCTTTGTACAACACATGAGAATTCACACAGGAAAGAAACTCTATGAGTGCAGTGAGTGTGGAAAGGCCTTTACCCATCGTTCCACTTTTATCCAGCATAATATGACCCACACAGGAGAAAAACCCTTTATGTGcaaggaatgtgggaaagctttttgTCTCAGCTCGTCCTTTACTCAACACatgagaattcacactggagagaagccctatgagTGCAGTAAATGTGGAAAGTCCTTTACTCACCACTCTACTTTTATCCGGCATAGTAGGACCcatactggagagaagccctTTGAATGCAAAGAATGTGGGAGAGCCTTTTGTGACAGCTCCTCCTTAATTCAGCACATGaggattcacactggagagaagccgtATGAGTGCAACAAATGTGGAAAGACTTTTACCCACCACTCTGTTTTTATCCGGCATAATAGGAcccacactggagaaaaacccttgGAGTGCAAAGAATGTGCCAAAGTCTTTTACTACAGCTCTTCTTTTACTCAACACATGAGgattcacacaggagagaagccCTATGTTTGCAGAGAATGTGGAAAGGCCTTCACCCAGCTTGCTAATTTTGTTCGGCATAATAggattcacactggagaaaaaccctttGAGTGCAAAGAATGTGAGAAGGCTTTTTGTGACAGCTTTACTTTAACTGAACACATGAGAAGTCACACAGGAGAGAAGCCCTTTGAGTGCAGCATATGTGGAAAGGCCTTTAGCCACAGTTCATCCTTCACTCACCACCGAAAGATACACAGTGGAGTTTAA
- the ZNF599 gene encoding zinc finger protein 599 isoform X2, producing the protein MVAPALALVSFEDVAVTFTGEEWGQLNLAQRTLYQEVMLETYRLLVSLGEQAKHETAKPTSCQLAFSEEASFWKWLAHEAPRDSRLGQARDQEGPSEMKEGNLRQGKEPHKEIYSGKLSTEHDDLGRDNNLCSRILLEPVTLGNVLHEYDFHGPEKAPMTDARSNYPHRCEKCGKGFSKNWALVRHQQIHVGVKPYECHECGKASRYMADFIRHLRFHTGETPYKCVECGKAFKRRSHLTEHQRIHTGEKPYECKECGKAFTHRSSFIQHNITHTREKPFLCKECGKAFFYNSSFVQHMRIHTGKKLYECSECGKAFTHRSTFIQHNMTHTGEKPFMCKECGKAFCLSSSFTQHMRIHTGEKPYECSKCGKSFTHHSTFIRHSRTHTGEKPFECKECGRAFCDSSSLIQHMRIHTGEKPYECNKCGKTFTHHSVFIRHNRTHTGEKPLECKECAKVFYYSSSFTQHMRIHTGEKPYVCRECGKAFTQLANFVRHNRIHTGEKPFECKECEKAFCDSFTLTEHMRSHTGEKPFECSICGKAFSHSSSFTHHRKIHSGV; encoded by the coding sequence GTGAACAAGCAAAACATGAAACTGCAAAGCCTACTTCTTGTCAGCTTGCCTTCTCTGAGGAAGCCTCTTTCTGGAAATGGCTGGCACATGAAGCACCCAGGGATTCAAGATTGGGGCAAGCCAGGGATCAGGAAGGACCatcagaaatgaaggaagggaACTTGAGACAAGGAAAAGAACCACACAAGGAGATATATTCTGGGAAGCTGAGCACTGAACATGATGATTTAGGAAGAGATAATAATCTGTGTTCAAGAATTTTACTGGAGCCAGTCACTCTAGGAAATGTTCTTCATGAATATGATTTCCATGGACCAGAAAAAGCCCCCATGACTGATGCAAGGAGTAACTACCCCCACAGATGTGAGAAATGTGGGAAAGGGTTTAGCAAGAATTGGGCCCTTGTTCGGCATCAACAGATTCATGTTGGAGTAAAGCCCTATGAATGCCATGAGTGTGGGAAAGCCTCTCGTTATATGGCAGACTTCATTCGACATCTGAGGTTTCATACTGGGGAGACACCATACAAGTGTGTGGAATGTGGGAAGGCTTTCAAGCGCAGGTCTCACCTCACAGAGCACCAGCGTATTCATACTGGAGAAAAGCCTTATGAGTGCAAAgagtgtgggaaagctttcacccATCGCTCTTCCTTCATCCAGCATAATATAACCCACACTAGAGAAAAGCCCTTTTTGtgtaaagaatgtgggaaagcttttttCTACAACTCTTCCTTTGTACAACACATGAGAATTCACACAGGAAAGAAACTCTATGAGTGCAGTGAGTGTGGAAAGGCCTTTACCCATCGTTCCACTTTTATCCAGCATAATATGACCCACACAGGAGAAAAACCCTTTATGTGcaaggaatgtgggaaagctttttgTCTCAGCTCGTCCTTTACTCAACACatgagaattcacactggagagaagccctatgagTGCAGTAAATGTGGAAAGTCCTTTACTCACCACTCTACTTTTATCCGGCATAGTAGGACCcatactggagagaagccctTTGAATGCAAAGAATGTGGGAGAGCCTTTTGTGACAGCTCCTCCTTAATTCAGCACATGaggattcacactggagagaagccgtATGAGTGCAACAAATGTGGAAAGACTTTTACCCACCACTCTGTTTTTATCCGGCATAATAGGAcccacactggagaaaaacccttgGAGTGCAAAGAATGTGCCAAAGTCTTTTACTACAGCTCTTCTTTTACTCAACACATGAGgattcacacaggagagaagccCTATGTTTGCAGAGAATGTGGAAAGGCCTTCACCCAGCTTGCTAATTTTGTTCGGCATAATAggattcacactggagaaaaaccctttGAGTGCAAAGAATGTGAGAAGGCTTTTTGTGACAGCTTTACTTTAACTGAACACATGAGAAGTCACACAGGAGAGAAGCCCTTTGAGTGCAGCATATGTGGAAAGGCCTTTAGCCACAGTTCATCCTTCACTCACCACCGAAAGATACACAGTGGAGTTTAA